From a region of the Triticum aestivum cultivar Chinese Spring chromosome 7D, IWGSC CS RefSeq v2.1, whole genome shotgun sequence genome:
- the LOC123169503 gene encoding F-box/LRR-repeat protein 14-like, translated as MEDLPEALLTEILKRITRTSDLNSLSLVSKQLYKIEGNQRGAIHVGAGLCTATKALTSLCVRFPNLQKVEIDYSGCIPGHGKQLDNKGLFVFSSHCSSLIDLTLSFCSCIDDSGLGCLTYCKTLVSLRLNSVPKITSSGLFSVAVGCTSLSALHLIDCEKINSVEWLEYLGRDGSLEELVVKNCRGINHYDFLKFGSGWMKLQKFEFEMERHDRLPGDVVYDSSYDAHSMDIYDFCCESLKVLRLAHIRTWPELGLRVVLGKCKALEKICLEYVHALNDNDMIALSRSCSNLKSIKLWLNLQRYSIDVSDWETRTSFTDNSLYALALNCPMLQVVDLSFTPCSPDWPSEIGFTQQGFLALIQSCPIRVLVLNTANFFDDEGMKALSSSPHLETLELIACFAVTDAGMRFLAHTPCLSHLTLRVCHKVTDVGLAELGRAHKLESLVIEYCGEISLQAAQGVAKSVHYSSKFPDYLMY; from the coding sequence ATGGAGGACCTACCGGAGGCTCTGCTGACAGAGATTCTCAAGAGGATCACCAGGACAAGTGATCTGAATTCTCTTTCCCTTGTGTCAAAGCAGCTCTACAAGATAGAGGGGAATCAAAGGGGTGCTATCCATGTTGGTGCCGGTCTTTGCACTGCTACAAAAGCACTGACATCATTGTGCGTCCGGTTCCCAAATTTGCAGAAAGTGGAAATCGATTACTCTGGTTGTATACCTGGACATGGAAAGCAGTTGGACAACAAAGGCCTTTTTGTGTTTTCATCTCACTGTTCCTCGCTGATTGACCTCACTTTAAGCTTCTGCTCATGCATTGATGACTCTGGGCTTGGTTGTTTAACTTATTGCAAGACATTGGTGTCTCTCAGGCTGAACTCCGTACCAAAAATAACTTCAAGTGGGCTTTTCTCGGTTGCAGTTGGCTGCACAAGTCTATCTGCTCTCCACCTTATTGATTGTGAAAAAATCAATAGTGTAGAATGGCTGGAATACCTTGGTAGGGATGGATCGTTGGAAGAGCTTGTAGTGAAGAATTGCAGAGGAATCAATCATTATGACTTCCTAAAGTTTGGTTCAGGATGGATGAAGCTCCAGAAGTTTGAGTTTGAAATGGAAAGACATGATCGTCTTCCAGGTGATGTGGTCTATGACTCCTCATACGATGCTCACAGCATGGATATATATGATTTCTGCTGTGAGAGTTTGAAGGTTTTAAGGTTGGCGCATATTAGAACTTGGCCAGAATTAGGACTTCGTGTTGTCCTAGGGAAGTGTAAAGCATTGGAGAAGATTTGCCTTGAGTATGTTCATGCCCTAAATGACAATGACATGATTGCATTATCTCGGAGCTGCAGCAACCTTAAAAGCATCAAACTTTGGCTCAACCTGCAGCGCTATTCTATTGATGTCAGCGATTGGGAAACCAGGACGTCATTTACCGATAACAGCCTTTACGCTCTAGCCCTCAACTGTCCCATGCTTCAGGTCGTAGACCTCAGCTTTACACCATGTTCCCCTGACTGGCCATCAGAAATTGGATTCACACAGCAGGGTTTTCTGGCACTCATTCAGTCCTGCCCAATTCGTGTTCTCGTGCTAAACACCGCCAACTTCTTTGATGACGAGGGGATGAAGGCCCTCTCATCCTCACCACATCTGGAGACACTCGAGCTTATAGCGTGTTTTGCAGTAACTGATGCTGGGATGCGCTTCCTTGCGCACACCCCATGCTTGAGTCATCTCACACTTCGGGTGTGTCATAAGGTTACTGATGTTGGATTGGCTGAACTGGGACGTGCACATAAGTTAGAGTCTTTGGTCATTGAGTATTGTGGTGAGATCTCTCTGCAAGCTGCGCAGGGTGTTGCCAAGTCAGTTCACTACTCCAGCAAGTTTCCAGATTACCTTATGTATTGA